The following coding sequences lie in one Pirellulales bacterium genomic window:
- the mfd gene encoding transcription-repair coupling factor yields the protein MVESQTTADVMQRLLELAERLREDAGFAEVVAALKAGHGATLGGVWGSSCALAAAALAAEAPRALLVVCPRPADIDPLCDDLALFTTLHPERFPAWESSPGEGKIDDDIHGDRLRVLKRLAAAGELGAKGTVRFSSEDSRKGDSPRARSPRASHAPRPSPLAPLLLVSSIQSLMQPVPPPDTLARQTRVLRVGDELNVPDLLRWMAEGGFDNTTAVGLPGEFSPRGGIVDVFAPDWNAPVRIELFGDQIESLRWFEVSTQRSLESLDAVEITVLRPDAGHRAYLTDYLGPNSWIMLVEPQEIDEEAKHYSGRLERPQEVHEKRDVLTEIYRFPSVTAAGVASGSLEATCHLRIESVERFSGDIGKVRDELDSAASGQDVTLICQTEAETQRLSEIFSGTRLASLGKLHFTVGHLQSGFRLVDQRIVLVSGNELFHRGDLTRPSRRKLGRVIDSFLDLREGDYVVHLAHGIGRYRGLKLLDKHDQVEEHLELEFHGGTKIYVPAVNIELVQKYVGGSKAKPALARIGGRLWAKQKEAAQQAVTDMAVEMLQLQAVRSSRPGIRFPSDTAWQREFDAAFPYRETPDQLTAIAAIKHDMQIERPMDRLLCGDVGYGKTEVAMRATFKVIDAGYQVAVLVPTTILCEQHRRTFTARMAEFPFQIAALSRFCTARQQSRIVAGLKTGAIDIVVGTHRLAQGDVAFANLGLVIIDEEQRFGVEVKERLKTLRQTIDVLTLTATPIPRTLHMSLLGLRDISNLETPPEDRLAVETRVTRFDESLIRHAVLRELNRGGQVFFVHNRVNDIGLLAAKLQRIVPEASIGIGHGQMPEGELEQVMLDFVAGKFDILLATTIVESGLDIPNANTMFIDEADRYGLADLHQLRGRVGRYKHRAYCYLLLDPGKYVSGTAVKRLRAIEEFSDMGAGFAIAMRDLEIRGAGNILGTQQSGHIAAVGYELYCELLERAVRQMKQMAPKVTLDVNIDLPGEAYIPRSYVGDMRLKIDLYRRLARVSKADELAALEAEMIDRFGPPPAPVGRLARLAELRIAAADWKIDTIRREDGFLVFDYGNRRRIEQLAAIKPGRLRIVDNRSAYLPLQKGIATFEELFAAAKSMLRP from the coding sequence ATGGTTGAGTCGCAGACGACAGCCGATGTCATGCAGCGGCTGTTGGAATTAGCCGAGCGATTGCGGGAAGACGCGGGGTTTGCCGAAGTCGTGGCCGCGCTGAAGGCGGGGCACGGGGCTACGCTCGGCGGAGTCTGGGGCTCGAGCTGCGCGCTTGCCGCGGCCGCCTTGGCCGCCGAAGCGCCTCGGGCGCTACTGGTCGTCTGCCCGCGGCCCGCCGACATCGATCCGCTCTGCGATGATCTGGCCCTGTTCACGACGCTGCATCCCGAGCGGTTCCCGGCCTGGGAATCAAGCCCCGGCGAAGGCAAGATCGACGACGATATTCATGGGGACCGGTTGCGCGTGTTGAAGCGGTTAGCTGCCGCAGGGGAGTTGGGGGCGAAGGGGACGGTCCGCTTTTCTTCCGAAGACTCCAGAAAAGGGGACAGTCCCCGAGCGCGTTCCCCCCGCGCGTCACACGCCCCTCGCCCCTCGCCCCTCGCCCCTCTGCTGCTCGTCTCCAGCATCCAAAGCCTGATGCAACCCGTGCCTCCGCCGGACACCTTGGCTCGGCAGACGCGCGTGCTGCGGGTCGGCGATGAGCTGAATGTTCCCGACTTGCTTCGCTGGATGGCCGAGGGGGGATTCGACAATACGACGGCCGTCGGCCTGCCGGGTGAATTTTCTCCCCGCGGCGGAATCGTCGACGTGTTCGCGCCGGATTGGAACGCCCCGGTGCGGATCGAGCTGTTCGGCGATCAGATCGAATCGCTGCGGTGGTTCGAGGTGTCGACCCAGCGAAGCCTCGAATCGCTCGACGCGGTTGAAATCACGGTTCTTCGGCCCGACGCGGGGCATCGCGCCTATCTCACCGATTACCTCGGCCCGAATAGTTGGATCATGCTCGTCGAGCCGCAGGAAATCGACGAAGAAGCGAAACACTATTCGGGCCGGCTCGAGCGTCCGCAAGAGGTCCACGAAAAAAGGGACGTGCTTACCGAAATTTATCGCTTTCCTTCGGTCACGGCGGCCGGCGTGGCCAGCGGCTCGCTCGAAGCGACCTGCCACCTGAGGATCGAAAGCGTCGAGCGGTTCAGCGGCGATATCGGCAAAGTGCGCGACGAGCTGGATTCCGCCGCATCGGGCCAAGACGTCACCCTGATCTGCCAGACCGAAGCCGAGACCCAGCGGCTCTCCGAAATCTTCAGCGGCACCCGGCTCGCCTCGCTCGGCAAATTGCATTTCACCGTCGGCCATCTGCAGTCCGGCTTTCGGCTGGTGGACCAGCGGATCGTGCTCGTGAGCGGAAACGAATTGTTCCACCGCGGCGATCTCACCCGGCCAAGCCGCCGCAAGCTCGGCCGAGTGATCGATAGTTTTCTGGACCTCCGCGAAGGCGACTACGTCGTCCACTTGGCCCATGGCATCGGCCGCTATCGCGGGCTGAAGCTGCTCGACAAGCACGATCAGGTCGAAGAACACCTGGAACTCGAATTCCACGGCGGGACGAAAATTTACGTGCCGGCCGTGAACATCGAGTTGGTGCAGAAATATGTCGGCGGCAGCAAGGCGAAACCGGCGCTTGCGCGGATTGGCGGCCGATTGTGGGCCAAGCAAAAGGAAGCCGCCCAACAAGCCGTCACCGATATGGCGGTCGAGATGCTGCAATTGCAGGCCGTGCGGTCGTCGCGCCCTGGCATTCGCTTTCCTTCCGATACCGCCTGGCAACGAGAATTCGACGCGGCGTTTCCCTATCGCGAAACGCCCGACCAACTCACCGCCATCGCCGCCATCAAGCACGACATGCAAATCGAGCGCCCGATGGACCGCCTGCTCTGCGGCGACGTCGGCTATGGCAAGACTGAAGTCGCCATGCGGGCGACGTTCAAAGTGATCGACGCCGGTTATCAGGTTGCCGTGCTCGTGCCGACGACGATTCTTTGCGAGCAACATCGGCGCACGTTTACGGCGCGGATGGCCGAATTTCCATTTCAAATCGCCGCGCTCAGCCGCTTTTGCACCGCTCGGCAACAAAGCCGCATCGTGGCCGGATTGAAAACGGGTGCGATCGATATCGTCGTCGGCACGCACCGGCTCGCCCAGGGCGACGTCGCGTTTGCCAACCTCGGCTTGGTGATCATCGACGAAGAGCAGCGATTCGGCGTCGAAGTGAAAGAGCGCCTCAAAACCTTGCGGCAGACGATCGACGTGCTGACGCTCACCGCCACGCCCATTCCGCGCACGTTGCACATGTCGCTGCTCGGCCTGCGCGACATCTCGAATCTCGAAACGCCGCCGGAAGATCGCCTGGCCGTCGAAACGCGTGTCACCCGCTTCGACGAATCGCTGATTCGCCATGCCGTGTTGCGCGAATTGAATCGCGGCGGACAAGTGTTTTTTGTCCACAACCGCGTCAACGACATCGGCCTGTTGGCCGCCAAGCTGCAGCGGATCGTTCCCGAGGCAAGCATCGGCATCGGCCATGGACAGATGCCCGAGGGCGAATTGGAACAAGTCATGTTGGACTTCGTGGCCGGCAAATTCGACATCTTGCTGGCGACGACGATCGTCGAAAGCGGGCTCGACATCCCCAACGCCAACACGATGTTCATCGACGAAGCCGATCGGTATGGCCTGGCCGACTTGCACCAATTGCGCGGCCGCGTCGGGCGATACAAGCATCGGGCCTATTGCTATCTGCTGTTGGACCCCGGCAAATACGTTTCCGGCACCGCCGTCAAACGGCTCCGAGCGATCGAGGAATTTAGCGACATGGGGGCGGGCTTCGCCATCGCCATGCGCGATCTGGAAATTCGCGGGGCGGGCAACATCCTCGGCACCCAACAAAGCGGGCACATTGCCGCCGTCGGATACGAACTCTATTGCGAGCTTTTGGAACGGGCCGTTCGCCAAATGAAGCAGATGGCCCCGAAGGTGACCCTTGATGTGAATATCGACCTTCCCGGCGAGGCTTATATTCCGCGTTCCTACGTCGGCGATATGCGATTGAAAATCGATCTTTATCGCCGGCTGGCCCGCGTTTCGAAGGCCGATGAACTGGCCGCCTTGGAGGCGGAAATGATCGATCGCTTCGGCCCGCCGCCCGCTCCGGTCGGACGATTGGCTCGGCTGGCAGAGCTGCGGATCGCGGCCGCCGATTGGAAGATCGACACGATCCGCCGCGAGGACGGCTTCTTGGTTTTCGATTACGGAAATCGCCGCCGCATCGAGCAACTTGCGGCCATCAAGCCGGGCCGGCTTCGGATCGTCGACAATCGCAGCGCCTATCTTCCATTGCAAAAGGGCATTGCGACATTCGAGGAGTTGTTTGCGGCCGCGAAATCGATGTTGCGGCCCTGA
- a CDS encoding peptidylprolyl isomerase, translating to MTRFLYPAFLTATLALAAALCLGPTAANRLLSVVGVVQAQSPTPIGPAPAGGYGDGSQPLPGFNTSPGAPFDRLMTTAPTQPMPVAQPQNWASGAQGPNSNSSIRSVYVPPAGAPPAKPLESAAVIAVVGPEAVLASELSPRYEAYLADKMAGAPPEQLAGERQELIKQMKNLIDVKLLVTEATATIPPDGLKDFQSKVNEQFDKEQVKQMMERVKVNTTAELDAVLHQYGTSLDRKRQQAFEQTLAHEWLTEHAKPEKEIDFDTALVYYHDHKADFSFPSQARWEQLTASFANFTDKAAAYQAIAAMGNDVLKGAKFAEVAKKLSQGPTAADGGYRGWTTKGALVSKVLDDALFSPLLPVGQMSTIIEDTDGFHIIRVIERKLAGTVPFRDAQGDIKKKLLDDLAKKNIAEYLDKLRNKTTIWTIFDDAGQAPAGQVPPGRAAIPQVRAPGQALPPAYGPNAAALPPPQSAYGR from the coding sequence GTGACTCGATTTCTCTATCCGGCCTTTCTCACGGCAACGTTGGCGCTCGCCGCAGCGCTCTGCCTCGGCCCGACCGCGGCAAACCGATTGCTAAGCGTGGTGGGCGTCGTGCAAGCACAATCGCCGACCCCGATCGGGCCCGCTCCGGCAGGCGGATATGGCGATGGAAGCCAACCGCTGCCGGGCTTCAACACGAGCCCCGGCGCTCCCTTCGACCGCTTGATGACCACCGCTCCGACGCAGCCGATGCCGGTCGCTCAGCCGCAGAACTGGGCTTCTGGCGCCCAGGGCCCGAACTCGAATTCCTCAATCCGCTCGGTATATGTCCCGCCGGCCGGCGCTCCGCCTGCTAAGCCGTTGGAAAGCGCGGCGGTCATCGCAGTTGTCGGGCCCGAGGCGGTGCTGGCGTCGGAATTGAGCCCACGCTACGAAGCCTATCTGGCCGACAAAATGGCCGGCGCTCCGCCCGAACAGCTCGCCGGCGAACGCCAAGAACTGATTAAGCAGATGAAAAATCTGATCGATGTCAAACTGCTGGTGACCGAAGCCACGGCCACCATCCCTCCCGATGGGCTCAAGGATTTTCAAAGCAAGGTCAACGAACAGTTCGACAAAGAACAAGTCAAACAAATGATGGAGCGGGTGAAGGTCAACACGACCGCCGAACTGGACGCGGTGTTGCATCAATATGGCACTTCGCTCGACCGCAAGCGACAGCAAGCGTTCGAACAAACGCTGGCACACGAGTGGCTCACCGAACACGCCAAACCGGAGAAGGAAATCGATTTCGATACGGCCTTGGTCTACTACCACGACCATAAGGCCGATTTTTCGTTCCCCTCGCAGGCTCGTTGGGAACAACTGACGGCCTCATTCGCCAATTTCACCGACAAAGCGGCGGCATATCAGGCGATCGCGGCGATGGGCAACGACGTGCTCAAGGGCGCAAAGTTCGCCGAAGTCGCCAAAAAGCTCTCGCAAGGACCGACCGCCGCCGACGGCGGCTATCGCGGTTGGACCACCAAAGGGGCGCTTGTCTCCAAAGTGCTCGACGATGCGCTGTTCAGCCCGCTTCTGCCAGTGGGCCAAATGAGCACAATCATCGAAGACACCGATGGCTTTCACATCATTCGCGTGATCGAGCGCAAGTTGGCCGGCACGGTGCCGTTCCGCGATGCACAGGGCGACATCAAGAAAAAGCTATTGGACGATCTCGCGAAGAAAAATATTGCCGAGTATCTCGACAAACTCCGCAACAAGACGACGATCTGGACGATCTTCGACGACGCGGGGCAAGCTCCGGCGGGCCAGGTTCCGCCCGGCAGAGCGGCAATTCCCCAAGTGCGGGCGCCGGGTCAAGCGCTGCCCCCAGCCTATGGCCCAAATGCCGCAGCGCTTCCCCCGCCGCAATCCGCCTACGGCCGGTAG
- a CDS encoding lysylphosphatidylglycerol synthase transmembrane domain-containing protein has translation MKTAPAKFSPTKLIVKLLQWGILLGIVAYLVRDIYRNDSFGELWNEPKRWHLLAAALVVTFLGVLLTIIRWFWLLRAHDLPLSLRDALRLGFLGFLLNFVSLGAVGGDLFKAIFAARKCHARRAEAVATVVIDRLIGLYVIFVMASVAMLATGLWRSADDRTIQLLCRATFICTGIGTVAIILLMMPDLDGGRILRWLGGLPKVGRTCERLISAMLYYRNHKRVMAMSLGITVVAQSLLFLAFYLVAAGLLSEHPSLETHFVIVPLTTIAGVVPLPANGLGAIELLVDYLYKNVTPAIDHITLPNKDLGVLVSLGNRIVMLAVALVGVCYYLAARREVAEMMHEVEEEKVHSLLEAADDSGETAIGDRVPSATEQAPMVPSRGA, from the coding sequence TTGAAAACCGCTCCCGCCAAGTTCTCTCCCACGAAGCTTATTGTCAAGCTGCTGCAATGGGGCATCTTGCTCGGTATCGTCGCCTATCTGGTGCGCGATATTTATCGCAACGACAGCTTCGGCGAATTGTGGAACGAACCGAAGCGGTGGCATCTGCTGGCTGCCGCCCTGGTGGTGACATTTCTGGGCGTGCTACTGACGATCATCCGCTGGTTCTGGCTGCTGCGGGCGCACGATCTTCCGCTTTCGCTCCGCGATGCGTTGCGGCTGGGCTTCTTGGGGTTTTTGCTGAATTTCGTCTCGCTGGGGGCCGTCGGCGGCGATTTGTTCAAGGCCATCTTCGCCGCCCGCAAGTGCCACGCCCGCCGGGCCGAAGCAGTCGCCACCGTCGTCATCGACCGCTTGATTGGGCTGTATGTCATTTTCGTAATGGCCAGCGTGGCGATGCTGGCCACCGGCCTGTGGCGCTCGGCCGACGATCGCACGATCCAGCTGCTGTGCCGGGCAACGTTTATTTGCACCGGCATTGGAACCGTGGCGATCATTCTGCTGATGATGCCCGATCTCGACGGCGGAAGAATTCTCCGCTGGCTCGGCGGCTTGCCGAAAGTCGGCCGCACCTGCGAACGGCTCATTAGCGCGATGCTCTATTATCGCAACCACAAGCGCGTCATGGCGATGTCGCTCGGAATCACGGTGGTAGCCCAGAGCCTGCTGTTCCTGGCCTTTTATCTCGTCGCGGCCGGATTGCTCAGCGAGCATCCGTCGCTCGAAACGCATTTCGTGATCGTGCCGCTGACGACGATCGCGGGCGTGGTGCCGCTGCCCGCCAACGGCTTGGGGGCCATCGAACTGCTCGTTGATTATCTCTACAAAAATGTGACGCCGGCGATCGACCACATCACGCTGCCGAACAAGGATTTGGGCGTGCTGGTATCGTTGGGAAATCGGATCGTGATGCTGGCGGTGGCGCTTGTGGGAGTGTGCTACTATCTAGCCGCCCGCCGCGAGGTGGCCGAGATGATGCACGAGGTTGAAGAGGAGAAAGTTCATTCGCTGCTGGAAGCCGCCGACGATTCGGGCGAGACAGCGATTGGCGATCGCGTCCCGTCGGCGACCGAACAGGCGCCCATGGTGCCGTCAAGGGGGGCGTAG